A genomic window from Eriocheir sinensis breed Jianghai 21 chromosome 9, ASM2467909v1, whole genome shotgun sequence includes:
- the LOC126996289 gene encoding dentin sialophosphoprotein-like: MEDTNSEDTNFEDTNSEDTNSEDTNSEDTNFEDTNSEDTNSEDTNSEDTNFEDTNSEDTNSEDTNSEDTNSEDTNFEDTNSEDTNFEDTNSEDTNFEDTNSEDADYEDTNSEDTNFEDTNSEDTNSEDTNSEDTNAEDTNFEDTNAEDTNFEDTNSEDTNFEDTNSEDTNSEDTNSEDTNFEDTNSEDTNSEDTNFEDTNSEDTNFEDTNSEDTNFEDTNSEDTNAEDTNFEDTNSEDTNSEDTNFEDTNFEDTNSEDTNFEDTNFEDTNSEDTNFEDTNFEDTNFEDTNFENTNFEDTNSEDTNFEDTNFEDTNSEDTNSEDTNSEDTNSEDTNFEDTNFEDTNFEDTNSEDTNFEDTNFEDTNAEDTNSEDTNFEDTNFEDTNSEDTNSEDTNFEDTNSEDTNSEDTNSEDTNSEDTNFEDTNSEDTNAEDTNSEDTNFEDTNFEDTNSEDTNFEDTNSEDTNFEDTNFEDTNSEDTNFEDTNFEDTNFEDTNFEDTNFEDTNSEDTNFEDTNFEDTNSEDTNFEDTNSEDTNFEDTNSEDTNFEDTNSEDTNFEDTNSEDTNFEDTNSEDTNSEDTNFEDTNSEDTNFEDTNFEDTNFEDTNFEDTNFEDTNSEDTNSEDTNSEDTNAEDTNFEDTNFEDTNSEDTNFEDTNSEDTNSEDTNFEDTNSEDTNSEDTNSEDTNFEDTNFEDTNSEDTNSEDTNSEDTNFEDTNSEDTNSEDTNSEDTNSEDVPGIPRS; the protein is encoded by the exons ATGGAA GATACGAACTCTGAGGATACGAACTTTGAGGATACGAACTCTGAGGATACGAACTCTGAGGATACGAACTCTGAGGATACGAACTTTGAGGATACGAACTCTGAGGATACGAACTCTGAGGATACGAACTCTGAGGATACGAACTTTGAGGATACGAACTCTGAGGATACGAACTCTGAGGATACGAACTCTGAGGATACGAACTCTGAGGATACGAACTTTGAGGATACGAACTCTGAGGATACGAACTTTGAGGATACGAACTCTGAGGATACGAACTTTGAGGATACGAACTCTGAGGATGCAGACTATGAGGATACGAACTCTGAGGATACGAACTTTGAGGATACGAACTCTGAGGATACGAACTCTGAGGATACGAACTCTGAGGATACGAACGCTGAGGATACGAACTTTGAGGATACGAACGCTGAGGATACGAACTTTGAGGATACGAACTCTGAGGATACGAACTTTGAGGATACGAACTCTGAGGATACGAACTCTGAGGATACGAACTCTGAGGATACGAACTTTGAGGATACGAACTCTGAGGATACTAACTCTGAGGATACGAACTTTGAGGATACGAACTCTGAGGATACGAACTTTGAGGATACGAACTCTGAGGATACGAACTTTGAGGATACGAACTCTGAGGATACGAACGCTGAGGATACGAACTTTGAGGATACGAACTCTGAGGATACGAACTCTGAGGATACGAACTTTGAGGATACGAACTTTGAGGATACGAACTCTGAGGATACGAACTTTGAGGATACGAACTTTGAGGATACGAACTCTGAGGATACGAACTTTGAGGATACGAACTTTGAGGATACGAACTTTGAGGATACGAACTTTGAGAATACGAACTTTGAGGATACGAACTCTGAGGATACGAACTTTGAGGATACGAACTTTGAGGATACGAACTCTGAGGATACGAACTCTGAGGATACGAACTCTGAGGATACGAACTCTGAGGATACGAACTTTGAGGATACGAACTTTGAGGATACGAACTTTGAGGATACGAACTCTGAGGATACGAACTTTGAGGATACGAACTTTGAGGATACGAACGCTGAGGATACGAACTCTGAGGATACGAACTTTGAGGATACGAACTTTGAGGATACGAACTCTGAGGATACGAACTCTGAGGATACGAACTTTGAGGATACGAACTCTGAGGATACGAACTCTGAGGATACGAACTCTGAGGATACGAACTCTGAGGATACGAACTTTGAGGATACGAACTCTGAGGATACGAACGCTGAGGATACGAACTCTGAGGATACGAACTTTGAGGATACGAACTTTGAGGATACGAACTCTGAGGATACGAACTTTGAGGATACGAACTCTGAGGATACGAACTTTGAGGATACGAACTTTGAGGATACGAACTCTGAGGATACGAACTTTGAGGATACGAACTTTGAGGATACGAACTTTGAGGATACGAACTTTGAGGATACGAACTTTGAGGATACGAACTCTGAGGATACGAACTTTGAGGATACGAACTTTGAGGATACGAACTCTGAGGATACGAACTTTGAGGATACGAACTCTGAGGATACGAACTTTGAGGATACGAACTCTGAGGATACGAACTTTGAGGATACGAACTCTGAGGATACGAACTTTGAGGATACGAACTCTGAGGATACGAACTTTGAGGATACGAACTCTGAGGATACGAACTCTGAGGATACGAACTTTGAGGATACGAACTCTGAGGATACGAACTTTGAGGATACGAACTTTGAGGATACGAACTTTGAGGATACGAACTTTGAGGATACGAACTTTGAGGATACGAACTCTGAGGATACGAACTCTGAGGATACGAACTCTGAGGATACGAACGCTGAGGATACGAACTTTGAGGATACGAACTTTGAGGATACGAACTCTGAGGATACGAACTTTGAGGATACGAACTCTGAGGATACGAACTCTGAGGATACGAACTTTGAGGATACGAACTCTGAGGATACGAACTCTGAGGATACGAACTCTGAGGATACGAACTTTGAGGATACGAACTTTGAGGATACGAACTCTGAGGATACGAACTCTGAGGATACGAACTCTGAGGATACGAACTTTGAGGATACGAACTCTGAGGATACGAACTCTGAGGATACGAACTCTGAGGATACGAACTCTGAGGATG tccctGGAATTCCCCGAAGTTGA
- the LOC126996000 gene encoding anti-lipopolysaccharide factor-like: MARGYVSLLVAVVVVAGVLHAPTPVQGFDFSAILSSVADTAINRLYVDREINIVDHYCTLNRSPHFYRWELKWRATVTCPGWTPIKGTARNYYSPNTAEREATRDFVRKAVDRGLIEKEDVTEWL; the protein is encoded by the exons ATGGCCCGCGGATATGTGTCCCtcctggtggctgtggtggtggtggctggggtgCTGCACGCCCCGACTCCTGTACAGGGGTTCGACTTCTCCGCCATACTGTCCTCCGTGGCCGACACCGCGATAaa TCGCTTGTACGTGGACCGCGAGATCAACATCGTGGACCACTATTGCACCCTCAACCGCAGTCCACACTTCTACAGGTGGGAGCTCAAGTGGCGCGCGACGGTTACCTGCCCGGGATGGACGCCGATCAAGGGAACAG CCAGGAACTACTACAGCCCCAACACGGCCGAGAGGGAGGCCACGCGGGACttcgtgaggaaggcggtggatCGCGGCCTGATCGAGAAGGAAGACGTAACCGAGTGGCTCTGA